Proteins from a genomic interval of Musa acuminata AAA Group cultivar baxijiao chromosome BXJ1-9, Cavendish_Baxijiao_AAA, whole genome shotgun sequence:
- the LOC135593832 gene encoding photosystem I reaction center subunit III, chloroplastic-like — protein sequence MAALSSIPTLSKSLSPKLPKAVTCRLRLSISCSSSLPQQQQQQHGEESVSSSLKTFSAALALSSLLLTSAAAPPPAAADISGLTPCKESKAFAKREKQSIKKLEASLNKYAPDSAPALAIKATIEKTKRRFENYGKFGLLCGSDGLPHLIVNGDQRHWGEFITPGLLFLYIAGWIGWVGRSYLIAIRDDKKPTMKEIIIDVPLATRLLWRGFIWPVAAYRELVNGELIAKDV from the coding sequence ATGGCCGCTCTGTCCTCCATCCCCACCCTCTCCAAGTCCCTGTCCCCAAAGCTTCCCAAAGCTGTCACCTGTAGGCTTCGCTTGTCCATCTCTTGCTCCTCCTCTTTGcctcagcagcaacagcagcagcatggAGAAGAGTCCGTGTCTTCTTCTCTCAAGACGTTCTCCGCAGCCCTGGcgctctcctccctcctcctaaCCTCTGCCGCTGCGCCTCCCCCAGCCGCGGCCGACATCTCCGGCCTCACCCCCTGCAAGGAGTCCAAGGCCTTCGCGAAGCGCGAGAAGCAGTCGATCAAGAAGCTGGAGGCGTCGCTCAATAAGTACGCGCCGGACTCGGCGCCGGCGCTCGCCATCAAGGCCACCATCGAGAAGACCAAACGGCGGTTCGAGAACTACGGCAAGTTCGGTCTCCTCTGCGGCTCCGACGGGCTGCCCCACCTCATCGTCAACGGCGATCAGCGGCACTGGGGCGAGTTCATCACCCCCGGCCTGCTCTTCCTCTACATCGCCGGCTGGATCGGGTGGGTAGGCCGCAGCTACCTCATCGCCATCCGCGACGACAAGAAGCCCACCATGAAGGAGATCATCATCGACGTGCCGCTCGCCACCAGGCTGCTGTGGAGGGGCTTCATCTGGCCGGTGGCTGCCTACCGGGAGCTCGTCAACGGCGAGCTAATTGCCAAGGACGTGTGA